The genome window TCCTCACCGGCGTCACCAGCACTGGCTGATCCGTCCCGAACAGCACACTCCCGCACCACCGTCCCCGCCGTCACACCCCATCGTCACCCTCCCCAGAGCCGAATCGAGGTCCCCGTGACGATCCATGAACGCACCAGCGCGTCGACCACCGCCCCCCAGCGGCGTGAACGCCTCTCCAAAGCCCAACGCCACGCCTTCTGGGGCTCGTTCGGCGGCTGGGCCATGGACGGGTTCAACTGGACCATCTTCGGACTGGTCCTCGCCCCCACCATGGACACCCTGCTGCCCCGTGCGGGCATCGACCCCACCCCCGAGAACATCGGCTGGTACGGCCAGATCAGCGCCGCGCTCTTCCTTCTCGGCTGGGGCTGCTCGGCGATCTGGGGCCCGATCGCCGACCGCTTCGGCCGCAAGCCCGCGATGATGGCCTCCATCCTGATGTACGCGGTCTTCACCGCACTGGCCGGCATCGCCTCCAACCTCTGGGAATGGAACGCCTACCGTTTCCTCGCCGCCGTCGGCGTCGGCGGCGAGTGGGCGATGGCCGGCACCCTGCTCGCCGAGGTGATGCCGGAACGCGTACGGGAACGCTTCGGCGGGCTGATGCACTCCGCCGCCTACTTCGGCGTGCTCGCCGTCTCCGCCGTCTACCTCCTGGCCGGAGCGGAACTCGGCTGGCGCGGCATGTTCCTCCTCGGCGGCATCCCGGCTCTCGCCGTGTTCCTCATCCGTCGCACCACCCCCGAACCGGGACGCTGGCAGGAGAACGCCGACGACCGGCGTCGACGCTCCTTCTGGCAGCCGGTCGTCGAGGTGCTCACACCCCCGTACCGCGCCCGCACCATCGGCAACCTGCTGCTCCTCGTGGTGTGCGTGATCGGCCTGTGGGCCGGTTCGACGTATGTCCCCACCGCCATGAACAACCTGTCCGCCTACGCCGGTTACGGCCACACCACCGCCGTCCGCCTGGCCGGCATCTCCTCCATGACGGTCGCCGCCTTCACGATCCTCGGCTGCTTCGCCGTGCCCCGCCTGGCGGGACGGCTCGGCTGGCGCGGCGCGCTGGCCGTCCTGTTCGCGCTCATGCTCGTCGGAACGGTCGGCGCCTACGCCGTCGCCTACCCGCTGCACTCCATCGGGCTGACCTTCGTCTTCCTGCCGGTCCTCGGCCTCGGCGGAGCGAGCTTCGCGGTGTTCACCATCTGGCTGCCCGAGCAGTACCCCACTCGGATGCGCGCCACCGCCTTCGCCCTCACCACCACCTTCTCGCGCTGGGTGGCCGCGGCCTGCACCTTCCTCATCGGCTACGGCATCCACGCCACCGGCTCCCTCTCCGTCCCGCTCAGCCTCACCGCCGTCGTCTTCGCCGTCGGCACGCTCCTCGTCCGGCTCGCCCCCGAAACCCGCGACCAGGCGCTCCCCGCCTGACGACCGGCTCGGCGAACTGAGCCGACAGCGCGTCCAGGGCCGGTTCGGTCACCCGGGCCGGCCTCGGGCGTCGTCGCCACAGAGGTCGAACCGGGTTTGCCTGCGACGAGTTCGGGGCCGACCCGGCGCCGAAGCGGCATGACACCCCGTCAGCCGCACATCCCGTTCCGGTGCTAACGCTCGAGGAACGTGCCCAGTACCGAGACGAGTTCGGCCGGCGCGTCCAGCGCGATGAGGTGGGCGGCGGTGGGGAACTCGACCAGGGTGGCATCGGGTATCTCAGCGGCGTACCGGCGGGCGATGTCCTGGAAGTCGGCGACATCGAGCTTGCCGATCCCGACCAGTGTGGGGACCGAGATGCCGGCGATGTCGCCGGTCGCGCCGCCCTGGGAGTGCTCTCCCACGACCTCTTGGTTCACCAGCGACGTTCGCATCGGGCCCCGGAGTCGGTCGGCGAGTCCCACAGCGACGTCCTCCCACTGCCGAGCCGGCCCGCGCAGCCACATGTCCAAGTTGATACGGACGGCGGCGTCCAGGTCGCCCGAAGCCAGCGCCGCCGTTTCCGCCTCGTCGTACGTGATCATTTCCGAAGACCAGTGGTATCCCCGCCATGGCGGGGCGAGCACTGCCAGGGAGTGCACTCGGCCGGGGTGGGTGAGCGCGAAGTCCAGGGCAACGCGGCCGCCCCAAGAGGCGCCGACGAGCCGGACACGCTCGTGGCCGAGGTGGTCCAGGAGACGGCGCAGATCGTCGGTCTCGCTGAACGGGCCGGTCGGGGGTGCGGACTCACCGAAGCCACGCAGGTCGTACCGGATGACGGTGTGCCGTTCTGCCAGGTCGGGCGCGACGGCGTCCCACATACGGTGGTCTGCGACGCCTGCGTGCACGAGTACGACGGGAGGTCCGTCGCCGTCGACGACGTAGGACAGGTGACCGAGATCATCGGTGAGAGTCAGCATCCGCAGATAGTCGCAGTACAACAGGCCACGTGCCACCCGATAAGGGAAGCCTCCGCTCTCGCTGCCATGTCGACTCACTCGGCTCGTGGTCGGAGCCACGGCCCTCGACCCCGACCGGCCGCTTCGGCCACAGCACTAGCCTGCTCCGCATGCCCGACAACACCACGCAAGCGCAACGTGACGACAGGCCCGAGGACTCCCGGCGGGTGCGCCTGAGCCGGACCTTCGACGAGGACGCGGAGTTGTACGACCGGGCCAGGCCCGGATATCCGCCGGAGCTGTACGACGACCTCGCGGACCTCGCGGGTGCCCGACCCGGCAGCCGCGTCCTGGAGGTGGGCTGCGGCACCGGCCAGGCGACGGTGCCTCTGGCCGAACGGGGCTGCCGGATCACGGCCGTCGAGGCGGGACCGCACATGGCCGCGGTCGCCCGCCGCAACCTGGCCGGGACCCCGGCGGTGGAGGTGGTGACGGCGGACTTCGAGAGCTGGCCGCTGCCCGAGGAGCCGTTCGACGCGGTCGTCTCGGCGACGGCGTTCCACTGGATCGACCCGGCGGTGCGGACGGCCCAGGCCGCCGACGCCCTGCGTCCCGGCGGGGCGCTCGCCGTGGTGCGCAGCCAGCATGTGAGGGGCGGCACCGAGGAGTTCTTCATCGAGGTCCAGCGCTGCTACGAGCGCTTCGACCCGGACACGCCGCCCGGGCTGCGGCCTCCCGCGGCCGCCGACATCGACGGCTCGGACCACGCGGAGGAGGTTGCGCGAAGCGGTCGGTTCGGCCCCACGGTCTTCCGCCGCTACGAACGGGATCTCACGTACACCACGTCGGACTATCTGGACCTGCTGCGAACCTACTCCGGCCACCGGGCTCTTCCGGAAGCCGCCAGGAACGGGCTGCTGGAGTGCATCGCGGGCCTGATCGACGGGCGGTTCGGCGGCCGGGTGACCAAGCGTTACCTCATCGAGTCGGGGGTGTCGCACAGGCGGTGACGCCGGGTTGTCCTCGGCGTTGTCCGCCTGGTACGACCACTGCACGGAGAACGGGTTCCCGCGGCCGCGGTGCCTGCCAGACCCGTCCGGCGGGCACCGCACCCCCTCCGCCGGTTCAGGCCGCTACAGCGGCGGGCTCGTCCGTGTCGGACAGCCGGTCCATGAGCGTGGCCCGGGCCCGCGCCACCCGTGAGCGAACCGTGCCCACCGGGCAGTGGCTCACCTCGGCGGCCTCCGCGTACGGTAGACCGAGCAGCTGGGTGAGGATGAACGCCTCCCGGCGCTCGTCCGGCAGCGAAGAGAGCAGGTCCAGCAGGACGATCCCGTCGTCGAAGCCGGGCAGCCCCTGCGGCTGGGCCAGTTCGACGGCCAGCCGCCAGTCCGCCGTATCGGACAGGCGAGGCCGGGCGGCGGCGTACCGATGACTGTCGATCACCGCGCGGCGGGCGATGGAGAGCAGCCACGCACGGGCCGACGACCGCCCTTCGAAGCGGTGCAGACTGCCGAGGGCCCGCAGGAACGTGTCCTGTGCCAGGTCCTCGACCGCCTGCGGATCGCCGCACAGGTGGGCGACGTAGCGCAGGACGTCGCGGTGCAGGGCGCGCACGAAGCGCTCTACGGCGGCCGTGTCGCCGCCCCTGGCGGCCAGGGCCCACGCGGTCGTCGACGCGTCGTCCGATACCGATGAGTCACCTTCGTCCGGCGAAGTGGGCAGGGCAGGAGTAATCACCTGGAGTCCTTCTCGGGTCATCCGGGGTCCGGACCGCGGACACGCGAGAGTGCGGCGGCCCGGCGAGTTCCGGCGATTCCGGCGAGTGGGGAGACGGCCCTACGGCGCCTTGGCGTTTTGACGCTTGGGCGCTACGGCGCTACGGCGCATTGGCGCTACGGCGTTTTGGCGCCACAGCGCTTGGGCGCCTGCGCGGGCGTACGGCCGTGACCCGAGGCGCGTACGGCGGCCTCGGGAAACCAACTGTCCTCAGGCGACAGCCGTCCCCACAGGGGGACCTCGATGGGTGATCGCATGGACGAGAAGGAGGAGGCGCGGCGCCCGGTGCGAGCGACGGCGACGCACCCGGGTGCGCGGGCGATCCGGGGTGAGGGGCAGGGCGAGCAGCAGCCGCAGCGGCGCGGCCAGCCGTCCGGCGACGGCCCGCAGGATGCGGAACGCGGCCTTCTCCCCACACGCCAGCCAGAATCCGCACAGCAGCGCGGCGAGCAGGTGGGCGGCCAGCATGCCCAGGGACGAGGTGCCGCCCAAGGAGTGGCCCAGGTGAGCCATGGGGCTCATCCCCATGGCCCGCATGTCCATGGAGTCCATGGGCATCGAGCCCATGTCCATGGACCCCATGTGGTCCCCCATGGAAGCCCGGGAACCCATGTCCGCAGGCGCCGTACTTCCGAACGCCGGTCCCGCACCCGCCGACTGGGCGAGCGAGAACGCGGAGTGCAGCATGGCCTGGGCGGCGACCACGACGGCCACGATCAGGGGCAGCCCGCGCTCGCGGCCCGCCAGGCACCAGCCGACGGCGCCGAGCACGACAGCACCCGCGGCCAGCGCCCACGCGGGCACGTGGCTGCCGGACATCGTGACGTGCCCAAGGGCGGCGAGCAGCACGCAGACGGCCGCGAACACCGCGGCCCGTGTCGCGCGAGCACACCACCCGACCGTCATGGCGCCTCATCCTCGCATCCGGACATGGTTCGTCAGGCGTGGGTACGGAAACCGCCCCGGCTCCCCACTCAAGCAGAAGCGCGTGATCCAGGACACAGTGCGGGGCCGGGAACTGGCTTACGAGTCGGACGCGGACACCGTTCGGTTCCTGGCCCGCTCGACGGAATCGAGGCACCAGCCGGAGCACAAGAGCACACCTGCGGTCTCCGCGCTCCCGCACGTACCTGGGGCGTGCGTCCCCGCCGTCCGTGCCGGGTATCCCCTGGACAATCCCCCCGCGACGGCCGGTCCCGGGCACCCGGATGCCGAGGCGCCGCAACCCCACACCCACAGAAGGTGGAACAGCATGTCCGAGATCAACGGCCTGGAACCCGTGGCGACGTTCTGCGGGAACTGCAACTGCGGCTGTCCCCAACTGTTCGTCGACCCGAACGCCTCGGCCGACCGCCGGATCGTCCTGACAGACGACTTCGGCCAACGCGTCCAGATGAGCGCCGACCAATTCTCCTCGCTCATCGACGAGGCCAAGGCGGGCAAGCTGGACGGCATCGCCCTGCCCTGACCACCGCCCCTGCCGCGCACCGCAGTCGCCAAGCACCGCAACGATCGCTTCGGGTCGGCTCCCCTGCCTGCTCAGGAGGAGCCGCCCGTCGCCGGCCTCCGCGGGTGAACCTGTCATGTCCCCGGTCACCTGTCCGGCCTGCTCGGCGGCAGGACACGGCCGCAGCTCCGCCCCTGCGTACCCTGTTCCCCGTGTCAGCCTCCCGTCTGCGGCGCGTCGCCGTCCTGGTGCTCGAGGGCGCGAAGCCGCTCGACGTCGGCATCCCCGCACAGGTGTTCACGACCCGGGCCAGCATGCCGTACGAGGTGCGGGTGTGCGGCGCGGCACCAGGTCTCGTGACCGGCGGGGACGGCCTGTCGTACCACGTCGCGCACGGCCTCGACGCACTGGCGTGGGCCGACATCGTCTTCATCCCCGGTTACCGGTTCCCGGACCGCGACGACCCGCCGCAGGCCGTCGTCGACGCGCTGATCGCCGCCCACGCTCGGGGCACGCGGCTCGCCGCCATCTCGACGGGCGCCTTCGCGCTCGCCGCCACGGGCCTGCTCGACGGCAAGCGTGCCACGACCCACTGGCACTACACGCGTGCGTTCGCGGCGAAGCATCCGCTCGTCCAGGTCGACGAGAACGTCCTGTTCGTCGACGAGGGCAGCGTGCTGACATCGGCCGGCGCCGCCTCGGGCATCGACCTGTGCCTGCACATTCTGCGCGGCGACCTCGGGGTGGCCGCCTCCAACCACGCGGCCCGGCGCCTGGTCGCCGCCCCCTACCGCAGCGGCGGTCAGGCGCAGTACGTGCCGCGCAGCGTGCCCGAGCCGCTCGGCGAGCGGTTCGCCGCCACCCGGGAGTGGGCGCTGCACCGGCTCGACGAGCCCCTCACCCTTCACGTGCTCGCCCGGCATGCGGCGGTGTCGCCGCGCACGTTCTCGCGGCGCTTCGTCGAAGACACCGGGTACACGCCGATGCAGTGGGTCATGCGCGCCCGCATCGACCTGGCCCGCGAGCTGCTCGAGCGTTCGGAGCGGAGCGTCGAGCAGATCGCCGCCGACGTCGGTCTCGGCACCGGTGCCAATCTGCGGCTGCACTTCCGGCGCATCCTCGGCACCACGCCGAGCGAATACCGGCGCACCTTCGCCCGGGGCGAGTAGCCCGCCGTGGGTGGCGCGATCCTTGCGGACCATGGCGATCTGGCCGCTGTCCCGGAGGGCTGCCACACCGGAACCTGGTGGCAGACCGAAGGGACACTTTCATGACTCGGATCGCCATCAACGGATTCGGCCGCATCGGACGCAACGTGCTGCGCGCCCTGCTCGAACGCGACAGCGACCTAGAGGTGGTCGCCGTCAACGACCTCACGGAACCCGCCACGCTCGCGCGGCTGCTCGCCTACGACACGACGGCCGGCCGGCTCGGTCGCCCGGTGACCGTCGACGGGGACGCTCTCGTCGTCGACGGCCGTCGCCTCACGGTGCTGGCCGAGCGGGAACCGGCGCAGCTGCCGTGGGCGGAGCTGGGCGTCGACATCGTGCTCGAGGCGACCGGTCGCTTCACCTCGGCCAAGGCCGCCCGCGCGCACTTGGATGCGGGCGCGAAGAAGGTGCTTGTCAGTGCGCCGTCGGACGGCGCCGATGTCACCCTGGCGTTCGGGGTCAACACCGACGCCTACGACCCGGCCGTACACACGATCGTCTCGAACGCCTCCTGCACGACCAACGCGCTCGCACCGCTCGCCGCGGTGCTGGACGAGCTCGCCGGCATCGAGCACGGCTTCATGACGACGGTGCACGCCTATACACAGGAACAGAACCTCCAGGACGGCCCGCACCGCGACGCCCGCCGCGCCCGCGCCGCGGCTGTCAACATCGTGCCGACCACGACGGGCGCCGCCAAGGCGATCGGCCTGGTGCTGCCGAACCTCGACGGCAAGCTGTCCGGCGACTCGATCCGGGTGCCGGTCCCCGTCGGCTCGATCGTCGAACTCAACACGACCGTGGCCCGCGACGTGACGCGCGACGACGTGCTGACGGCGTACCGCACCGCGGCCGAGGGGCCGCTCGCCGGGATCCTCGAGTACTCGGAGGACCCGCTCGTGTCCTCCGACATCACGGGCAATCCGGCCTCGTCGATCTTCGACTCGGCTCTCACTCGCGTCGACGGCCGCCATGTCAAGGTGGTCGCCTGGTACGACAACGAGTGGGGCTTCTCCAACCGCGTGATCGACACGCTCGAGCTCCTCGCCACCCGCTGACCGGTATGCCCGCGCTGAACCGTCCGGTCAGGCCGGGTCCGCGCCGCCGTCGATGTGTGTGAGGGCGCAGGTCCGGTGCCAGGCGGCCCCTGGCACCGGACCTGCGGTGTTCCAGGGGCCGTTCGTCAAGCGGGGATTCCGCAGTGCGCGTGTCTCAACTGGTGGTGAGCATGCCTTCGCGCAGCCGGGCGAGCGTGCGGGACAGCAGGCGGGAGACGTGCATCTGGGAGACGCCGAGGCGTTCGCCGATCTGCGCCTGCGTGAGTTCCTCGACGAACCGCAGGTGAATGATCTGCCGGTCCCGCTCGCCGAGTTCGGCGATCATGGGGGCCAACGCCTGGAAGTCCTCCACCAGTTCGAGCGCCTGGTCGTCGGCGCCGATGAAGTCCGCGAGCGCGGTCTCACCGTCCTCGCTGTTGTTGATGGCGGCGTCCAGCGAGGAGGAGTTGTAGCCGTTGGCCGCCAGACGGGCCTCGATGACCTCCTCCTCGGACAGGCACATCAGCTCCGACAGCTCCTTGACCGTCGGAGCGCGGCCCAGGCGGCTGCGGAGCTCCTCGGTGGCCCGTGCGAGCTGGACCCGGGCCTCCTGCAGGCGCCGCGGCACGTGCACCGCCCAGGAGGTGTCACGGAAGAACCGCTTGATCTCACCCACGATGTAGGGAATGGCGAAGGAGGTGAACTCCACCTCCCGCGAGAGTTCGAACCGGTCGATCGCCTTGATCAGCCCGATCATGCCGACCTGGACGATGTCCTCCATCTCCTCCGGCCCCCGGCTGCGGAACCGGGCCGCCGCGAAGCGGACGAGGGACATGTTCATCTCGATCAGCGTGTTGCGCGCGTACTGGTACTCGGGCGTACCCTCCTCCAGCACTGCCAACTGGTCAAAGAACAGCTTCGACAACGCACGGGCGTCCTTGGGTGCGACCCCGGACGGGTCGGCGAGCTGCGGCAGTCCGGCTATGTGCGCGTCCATCGTCGCCGTGGTCGCTGCCGTCACGTGATTCCCTCCCGGATCCGAGCAGGCCTCCCTGCCTGCACAAGCTGACGAGGCCTCGTGTACCCCGGCATCCGCTGCACATGCCTACGTTCTCGGGCGCACGTCTCCCCACCGCGGCTTCCCGGCTGGGGGCGGCGGGGCGGTCCGGTCTTCGGGACCGCGGGGGCGGGTCTCGTACTGAGGCGAAGACAGCGTGGGGGCCGCTGCAACGTGGCGGCCCCCACTGGCTGGCCCGTTCTCCGGGGATCGCCGCAAGCGTCGCGCGTGCGGCGCATCCTGACGCGCCGCTCGGGCTACCCGGAGCGGCGCCGGGCTCCAGCGCGCCGCTTCAGCGCGCGGCGTTCGCTTTCGCTGGTACCGCCCCACACACCGATGGTCTGATCGGTCTCGAGCGCCCACTGCAGGCACTCCTCCTGAACGGGGCAGCCTCGGCAGACCGCCTTGGCCTGCTGAGTCTGCAGCAGCGCCGGACCGGTGGTGCCGATCGGGAAGAAGAGGTCGGGGTCCTCTTCTCGGCACGCGGCGTGGTCTCGCCAGTTGTCCATGAAAAGTCACCTGCGATCGAAAGTCGTCCGTGCCTTGGGAAACGTGTACTTCGTGTACGCGCTTCGGGTCACCTGCCGACGTACGGATGAAACCGGGCGAAAAGCCGTGCACGTGGAGCTTCGCGGAATCCTCACAACTGCCCGCCCGGACAAGCCGACGTCGAACCGACCGGGCGTCACCCGACACCTGTCGCACCCGACTTGCTATGACGGCTGTCATAGAGCATCCTCACTATGACGACTGTCATGGTCAATGCCATGAGCACCGGTGCGCCGGGGTGCCGGGAGGCCGGCCGGTGGTCGGCCTCCCTGCGTCCGCGGTGGCGGTCACCACCGAGAACGGCCGGAAAGGAGACACTCGGTGATTCTCGACAGCCGCCCTGTGCCCGTCGTACTCGCTCCCCTGGCCGGCGGTCCGTCCACCCCCGAGCTCACGGCCGCGGTGTCCGAGGCGGGTGCGCTGGGGTTTCTCGCCGGCGGCTATCTGAGCGCCACCTCCCTGGCCGAGCGGCTGACCGTGACGCGCCGACTCACCAGCGAACCCTTCGGGGTCAACCTCTTCGTGCCCGGCGAGCCGGCCCGGCAGGAGGAGGTGGCGCGATATGCCGCATCGCTCGCCGACACGGCCCGCCACGCCGGTGTCGAGCTCGGCGATCCCGTGTTCGAGGACGACGACTGGGCAGCGAAACTCGCTGTCCTGCTCGACGAACCCGTCCCCGTGGTGTCGTTCACCTTCGGCTGCCCCGGCGCGGCGACCGTGGCCGACCTGCACGGCGTGGGCAGCGAGGTGTGGGTGACGGTCGGCTCTGCCGAGGAGGCCACCGAAGCCGCCACGGCGGGCGCCGACGTGCTCGTGGCACAGGGCAGCGAGGCGGGCGGCCACCGGGGCGGATCCCACGACGACACCGGCACCGGCCTGCTCAGCCTGCTGC of Streptomyces cynarae contains these proteins:
- a CDS encoding MFS transporter; its protein translation is MTIHERTSASTTAPQRRERLSKAQRHAFWGSFGGWAMDGFNWTIFGLVLAPTMDTLLPRAGIDPTPENIGWYGQISAALFLLGWGCSAIWGPIADRFGRKPAMMASILMYAVFTALAGIASNLWEWNAYRFLAAVGVGGEWAMAGTLLAEVMPERVRERFGGLMHSAAYFGVLAVSAVYLLAGAELGWRGMFLLGGIPALAVFLIRRTTPEPGRWQENADDRRRRSFWQPVVEVLTPPYRARTIGNLLLLVVCVIGLWAGSTYVPTAMNNLSAYAGYGHTTAVRLAGISSMTVAAFTILGCFAVPRLAGRLGWRGALAVLFALMLVGTVGAYAVAYPLHSIGLTFVFLPVLGLGGASFAVFTIWLPEQYPTRMRATAFALTTTFSRWVAAACTFLIGYGIHATGSLSVPLSLTAVVFAVGTLLVRLAPETRDQALPA
- a CDS encoding alpha/beta fold hydrolase — encoded protein: MARGLLYCDYLRMLTLTDDLGHLSYVVDGDGPPVVLVHAGVADHRMWDAVAPDLAERHTVIRYDLRGFGESAPPTGPFSETDDLRRLLDHLGHERVRLVGASWGGRVALDFALTHPGRVHSLAVLAPPWRGYHWSSEMITYDEAETAALASGDLDAAVRINLDMWLRGPARQWEDVAVGLADRLRGPMRTSLVNQEVVGEHSQGGATGDIAGISVPTLVGIGKLDVADFQDIARRYAAEIPDATLVEFPTAAHLIALDAPAELVSVLGTFLER
- a CDS encoding class I SAM-dependent methyltransferase, with the protein product MPDNTTQAQRDDRPEDSRRVRLSRTFDEDAELYDRARPGYPPELYDDLADLAGARPGSRVLEVGCGTGQATVPLAERGCRITAVEAGPHMAAVARRNLAGTPAVEVVTADFESWPLPEEPFDAVVSATAFHWIDPAVRTAQAADALRPGGALAVVRSQHVRGGTEEFFIEVQRCYERFDPDTPPGLRPPAAADIDGSDHAEEVARSGRFGPTVFRRYERDLTYTTSDYLDLLRTYSGHRALPEAARNGLLECIAGLIDGRFGGRVTKRYLIESGVSHRR
- a CDS encoding sigma-70 family RNA polymerase sigma factor translates to MITPALPTSPDEGDSSVSDDASTTAWALAARGGDTAAVERFVRALHRDVLRYVAHLCGDPQAVEDLAQDTFLRALGSLHRFEGRSSARAWLLSIARRAVIDSHRYAAARPRLSDTADWRLAVELAQPQGLPGFDDGIVLLDLLSSLPDERREAFILTQLLGLPYAEAAEVSHCPVGTVRSRVARARATLMDRLSDTDEPAAVAA
- a CDS encoding GlxA family transcriptional regulator, giving the protein MSASRLRRVAVLVLEGAKPLDVGIPAQVFTTRASMPYEVRVCGAAPGLVTGGDGLSYHVAHGLDALAWADIVFIPGYRFPDRDDPPQAVVDALIAAHARGTRLAAISTGAFALAATGLLDGKRATTHWHYTRAFAAKHPLVQVDENVLFVDEGSVLTSAGAASGIDLCLHILRGDLGVAASNHAARRLVAAPYRSGGQAQYVPRSVPEPLGERFAATREWALHRLDEPLTLHVLARHAAVSPRTFSRRFVEDTGYTPMQWVMRARIDLARELLERSERSVEQIAADVGLGTGANLRLHFRRILGTTPSEYRRTFARGE
- the gap gene encoding type I glyceraldehyde-3-phosphate dehydrogenase — protein: MTRIAINGFGRIGRNVLRALLERDSDLEVVAVNDLTEPATLARLLAYDTTAGRLGRPVTVDGDALVVDGRRLTVLAEREPAQLPWAELGVDIVLEATGRFTSAKAARAHLDAGAKKVLVSAPSDGADVTLAFGVNTDAYDPAVHTIVSNASCTTNALAPLAAVLDELAGIEHGFMTTVHAYTQEQNLQDGPHRDARRARAAAVNIVPTTTGAAKAIGLVLPNLDGKLSGDSIRVPVPVGSIVELNTTVARDVTRDDVLTAYRTAAEGPLAGILEYSEDPLVSSDITGNPASSIFDSALTRVDGRHVKVVAWYDNEWGFSNRVIDTLELLATR
- a CDS encoding RNA polymerase sigma factor SigF, which produces MDAHIAGLPQLADPSGVAPKDARALSKLFFDQLAVLEEGTPEYQYARNTLIEMNMSLVRFAAARFRSRGPEEMEDIVQVGMIGLIKAIDRFELSREVEFTSFAIPYIVGEIKRFFRDTSWAVHVPRRLQEARVQLARATEELRSRLGRAPTVKELSELMCLSEEEVIEARLAANGYNSSSLDAAINNSEDGETALADFIGADDQALELVEDFQALAPMIAELGERDRQIIHLRFVEELTQAQIGERLGVSQMHVSRLLSRTLARLREGMLTTS
- a CDS encoding WhiB family transcriptional regulator, with product MDNWRDHAACREEDPDLFFPIGTTGPALLQTQQAKAVCRGCPVQEECLQWALETDQTIGVWGGTSESERRALKRRAGARRRSG
- a CDS encoding nitronate monooxygenase, which encodes MILDSRPVPVVLAPLAGGPSTPELTAAVSEAGALGFLAGGYLSATSLAERLTVTRRLTSEPFGVNLFVPGEPARQEEVARYAASLADTARHAGVELGDPVFEDDDWAAKLAVLLDEPVPVVSFTFGCPGAATVADLHGVGSEVWVTVGSAEEATEAATAGADVLVAQGSEAGGHRGGSHDDTGTGLLSLLQLLVAHTDLPLVATGGIATGAAAAAVLAAGARAAALGTAFLCCPEAGTAQVHRHALQRPGATAVTRAFTGRAARGIRNQFLDRHTAEAPAAYPEVHHLTAPLRQAGRARGEADLVNLWAGQTYPLVRDLPAAELVRRIDTETRTALHAALSAVNRSGPPTAQP